In the Fundulus heteroclitus isolate FHET01 chromosome 23, MU-UCD_Fhet_4.1, whole genome shotgun sequence genome, aaggtaaaaaataaaacaagtggactcaggtttcaactttcaaaatcTTATAACATAGCTatgggtttgattcctgccaagtttcaccccaatTCACACCTTCACGCATGCGACCGCCACattcctcctgtgagccaggcaaacGATGAGCCTGACGACTCTCCGTTGTTGGGACGACACGTTCCGGATGCATTTACATGTGAATCTGAGCTCCAGCGAGGCCTCGCCTGCAGGTCTGTgtagcttggaactccacactactccagacattttgctGGAGTAGCTTCCTGGATGGAAAacaaaacgtcttcagcttcagaacagaagtccacttttgttttttaaccttttttggattgattcATGGATTTCAAAACAGAACTTGAATGAAACACTGATTGTCTTAACTTAGTAGGATTGTTCTAGGACaataaatctgtgtttttccttATCTTAATACTTTGCCATTAAGCTAGTGAGATGTTTTGACGAAAATTCTACCCTACACAAAATATCACAAATGGTGAATGCACCTGAAGGCTGTTAGCAATAAAACTGATCAGCCTTACTGCTAACATCTATCTAAGAGGGTAGAAATGTGTAAGAGATGTCTTCTGCGAACCCTTGCCTTTTGTTTAactctttaaagaaaaagaagtgtGACTGATGATGACTTGGATCTTTAAAAGAGAACGTTAGGCACAATATCGGGGTCTGGAAGTGGCTGGATTACTGCCATTCACCTTGAATTGCAATGTCATGTTTGCTGTTGGGACATGTCAAAATACTCCGGAGAAAAAGTGAGCTCACTGATGAGGATGTTTTACATGCCGAATCAAAAACATTCAGGCTTTCTCTTTGCAGGATTCAGGATCTTTGTCGGAATCTGGAGTGCCCGCAAATCAAAACCGTCTATAAATTGGGATGTTTGTTCTGTCTTGCTGGTGGATGTCTTGCCATTTGTCTGGAAATGTTTCTCTGGTTTGGGTTTTTTATGCAACAAACCATGgagaaactttaaaaagtcacaGAAGAGACAACCATTATTTAGCATTACTCCTTATCACAGTCACACGTTTTTCCACTGTCTTATTTACAAGAAAAGCTGCTTAATTCAGTGAAGCAGAGCCAGTTGAAAACAATGCTTTCATACAAAATTTGCCCcgtttatatttgtttatttttttcatttttgacatAACTGTCTCAGGGTGCTCTGCTGACTCCAAACAGTTTTCCTAGaactttttttatacataaaaaaacaaacaaaaaaaaaaaaaaacaagaaagaaatgcTGAGTCAGCTTAACTTAATCAAATATGTTTCAAAACAGGTCTGAGCAACTGTTAAAACTTCTCACCGGTGATTTGCTGCGTGTCGTGTGAGCAGATCTGTACCAGACAGAAAGTGGTTCAACAGGCTGAACACAGACAACACTTTGTACAGAGAAATAACATGTCTCTTTGCACCTTCAGGTCTCAACTCTGACGCGTTCGACAAGTTTATATCCTTCAGCTGAGCAGGAGGCAGCTTGCCTGGTGACGCCGGAGCCTTACGCAATGCTGAGTGGGACGATTCTCTACAGTAAAACACAGATTTTGCCTAACTTAAGTTCCTTTTTCACAGCTCCTAACacagttgcatttttttgctttttgtactttacaccaaaaaaaaaaaaaaaaagcagcaaacacTGACATTGTAAAAGACAAGTTCTCCAGATTTAAATAGGCGTGACATAAAAAGATACAGACAATACAATGCTTGGTTTTATACTCAAAAGCCTTTACATTGCATCcgacaaaaaaatgctttaagtaCTTAAATCCAAGAAAGGTGAGCTAATCATAAAAGGCCATATAACCTGCAACATTTTTATCTGGATATCTTCTAAATAAGACCTAAGAATAACACCTGATCTTGCTACTGTGCTGGGAGGTCGCCTGCTTCGAGCACCTTCAGGATGGCAGAACATCATGTTCTTCCATGGTTTATTGCCTTCCTGTGGTTTTCCGGGTTTTGTGAACTTTATGGGGATTGTTTTACAGCCGTTTAACCTGTTCCCAGCTGCACGGAGCAATCGCAGATCAGACAGGACTGTCAATGAGCCAAATCTTTATGCTTCTCAATTGGCAGCTCCGTTCCGTGGCTATGATTTCTTCAATTACGACAAAGGCCACCCCCTAAGCCTGCATGCTTTGCAAGGTTGCTGGAATTCAGCTGCtgttacagaaaagcaaaaaaaaaaaaaaaaaaaaaatgtttggaggCTCCACCTTATGTAACTGTTTTACAAGCAGTCGAAATGAAGGGGTTCTTAATTGCCGGGGCAAGACTGTTCAtgctctgtttatttttctgttcccGAACTTGAGAATTCAGTATCTGCAgcttaaaaaacatgaaacgcCACCTGATTCATAGCTGAAGGCCAGCAGCTTAAAACATAGACACATTGAGACACATTTACCCTGGTGAATGAATGGCAATATAAGACGGAAAGcgaaacgtaaaaaaaaaaaagagcctagTTTGCCGGACATTTTATTGCAGGAGAAGAAAAACACGTGCAAATGCAACGTGGTGACcacatgtcctttttttttcattcattcgtGTCTGAGTACACATTGTACAATATTACACTAATGAGCCTGTATTGAAAGCAATACATCTCTGAGTGAAACTCTGTGATTCAAATGAAACTGAAAGCAGTATGAATGCGGATGCAGGCATGTCAGTGAGGTCAAAGCGTCTCACCTTCGTGGACGTGGGAGAGGCATGTTAAGGCCTCAGCGGTCCATGTGACTTTTACAAGAGATTGTTGTGAAGTCTGGTTCAGCATCAAGCTGTCTAATCTTCTGATTAACGCAGTTAGCTGATTCTTAGTCTGCCGGGATAATTCTCAAAGTGAAAGACCTCGAAAAGTGCAAAAAAGGGGATCACTTTTGATCCCGGAGAACAAATAGCCGCTCGtcacagaattaaaaaaaaaggactttgcATCCCATCAGGTAGATTGATTGCATCGAGCAGCATCGAATTCCAATGGGCTACGACGAAGTAATCCAGCTGAGAAAATAGCAACATGTTTAACAGGGTCTCCTTCTAAATGTGTAGATTTTAATATTTGCTAAAAACCCTGTTTTACCTTtaagcctcttttttttcctctcagacCTCCATCGTGTCAGCTCTGTAGTATTCCATCCCATCCAGTGTTTCCAACACGGATAACTGTCCTCTTATTTATATGGATGGTTCTGAATTTTCGTCAACGATGAATGCTTGAAGAGGGATTCTTTAGACAGAATCCACAGTAGACAATGTCCAACGTCGGAGAACTGAGTCACTATAATTGTGTGTGAATTACCAGACTTATAGATGCAGTGAGCGCAGACATCAGGGGAAAGCCCAGGATTATTGCTAGATTAGTGGATTAGTTAATGTTATGCACGGCAGTTATTTGTCACGTTTAATGTCATTAATTGTGACAGACAGCGCACCCTCTTGCTTTCTTTGTTTGTTACATCACTAAAGATTTTTTCAGTGTGTATTAGCAGCAATCTGCAGCGTATTCATAAAACGTCCAAAGGTTATCAAGTCTGAGAACAGCCTTAATGCAACAGAAGCATTATGTTACTATTATATCATGACACATTTTATGGTCAGACCCACAAACAAACANNNNNNNNNNNNNNNNNNNNNNNNNNNNNNNNNNNNNNNNNNNNNNNNNNNNNNNNNNNNNNNNNNNNNNNNNNNNNNNNNNNNNNNNNNNNNNNNNNNNNNNNNNNNNNNNNNNNNNNNNNNNNNNNNNNNNNNNNNNNNNNNNNNNNNNNNNNNNNNNNNNNNNNNNNNNNNNNNNNNNNNNNNNNNNNNNNNNNNNNNNNNNNNNNNNNNNNNNNNNNNNNNNNNNNNNNNNNNNNNNNNNNNNNNNNNNNNNNNNNNNNNNNNNNNNNNNNNNNNNNNNNNNNNNNNNNNNNNNNNNNNNNNNNNNNNNNNNNNNNNNNNNNNNNNNNNNNNNNNNNNNNNNNNNNNNNNNNNNNNNNNNNNNNNNNNNNNNNNNNNNNNNNNNNNNNNNNNNNNNNNNNNNNNNNNNNNNNNNNNNNNNNNNNNNNNNNNNNNNNNNNNNNNNNNNNNNNNNNNNNNNNNNNNNNNNNNNNNNNNNNNNNNNNNNNNNNNNNNTCCGTCCTGTAACTGccgggttgccggtttgatccgcCGCTccaaccgtctcagtcgttgtgtccttgggcaagacacttcacccgtgttgcctgctggtggtggtcagagggcccggtggcactGATGTATGGCAGCTTCTCTTCCGTCAGGCtgcctcagggcagctgtggctgctgaCATGGCTCACCAccatgaatgtgtgaatgactgactgtagtgtaaagtgctctgaggtcgtcggacttgataaagtgctataaaaGTACTAGCCAACAAAGTAGATCATACTTTtgaagtagaagtaaaaatgaTATATGCTTTTCCACAAATAATATGAAACTCTATTCCCATAATTTTGTTCCCcttaaataaatacaagcaACTGCCTTAAGAAGTCACCTAGGTAGTAATAGTCAACCTGATTATAATGTATTCTTGGCATATGCACAGCTGTTTTGTGAATGCCACATTGGTCTGTTACAGAACATTAGTGAGCAAACATCATAGAAGTTAAAAGGAGGCCAGGATGTGGCTGCTCAAATTAACTAGGGGTCAGGCAAGGACAGCCTTAATAATTAGCAGCCAAGCCGTATGGTAACtctgaagaagctgcagagatctactaCTCAGGTGGAAGACTTTGCTGATAGTTTAACTAATAGTTGTGCACTTCCCCAATCTGGCTTTAATGGAAGAGTGTGGACGAATGAAGTTTGCTACAAGTTAGGCGGGCGATAAGAGTAAAATCGAATGGTTAGCATGCTTGCAAAATGCTGTGCaattgattaaaagaaaaaggaaaaacccaCTGCCCCATACTAAACACACTATCCCCATGGTGAAATATTGAGGCGCGGCATCAACCTATAGAGATACGTTTCTTCAGCAGAAGAGGGTAGCTGGTCAGTGTTGATGGCCAACCAGACTGCAATGAAATGATTTAGGGCAAAGCTAATCCATGACAGTGGCATCCCAACCCAAAGTCCAGAAACTACATCCATTTGAGAACTTAACAGATGACTGCAGTCATTCTACGTCCAGTCTgtgtttgagatttttttttgtaaagagaAGGATGCAAAAATGTTTGCCTCTTGATGTGTAGAATATACCACAAAAGACCTGCGACTATAATTTGAGCAAAAGGTGGGTTCAACAACGCAGTATGCACAACGCTCTTTTCAAAAAtgaatttttaaagaaataaaaagagaggaaaaaaaagcatagttCATTTTGTCTTTCCACTTTAATCATGCAttactgtttgtttatctttttatctatttattgtttATCCTACTAAGATAGATTAAAGGTCAAGGGGTACGAATGTTTCTgtcaatttgttttgtttatgggGACTGATTGGATATGAAAGAGTCAATATGGAATGCTCCCAGAATTGGATGCAGAACTCGCTCTGAGGAAAGATTCCATGGAAGTTACGAATAACTTGGAAACGTTCTTCCGCTACCTGGTGTAGTAGAGGAGAATGTTTTACCCCGCTGGTGTTCCAAGTAAAATGTTTTCGGCTTATCGTCCGTACAGCATCAATAAAAACTTCACTGACAAAAGAGTACACAGAGTGAGAGCCGAGAAAGTGTTATGACATTGAAGCTGTTAAACTTtgcataaaacaaacacatttagtTACTCATTCAGGTGCTgctcagtggaaaaaaaaagaaaaaaaaagtatgttgaCATTTTGTGTCGTTTATCAGTATGTACTGCTGCCCATAATCTTTTATTACACTTCTTCGGAGACTTAGTACAGTGGCGTCACATGTGGTAAACAGATTCCAAACGCTACCAGAAGTTGCAAAGGTCACGCAACAGAGAGAGCAGGGATCATCGAGTGGTTATTTATACTTTGCACGGTTGTAGGGGTGCTGGTTCCAGACATACTAACCTATATTTATGTTACTGAAATATTCCTGATGCTTTTGTTGTACACATCAGAAACATTATTCCAGGGGTGTGGcacaaaaacattgtaaaaaaaagtgtcttagaacgaaaaacAAGTTGGAATTTGCCGCAAAAGGATGATTGGAAAAAtccacaaggaaaaaaaaaaggagcctcTGTTATTCATAGTGCATAGTGCAACTTACTTTCTCACCACTAGAGGGAGATGGAGTTCGGACATAAATTGAGGAAATTTACCAAAGCATGGTATGGAAAAATACCTAAATAAAGTTTACGTGGGCACGTGCTAGAATGGTGCAAGACATCCCGTAACAGTATAGACCTCTGTGATAAACAATGTGCAGGGCCGGTTAAAGGGGACATCGTGTCGTCATTCCTGCACCCCAAGTTATCAGGGAGCCACGCTGATGACAGAAACCCTGCACACAGTGCGCGTCAATAACACGATAACCAGCTCACATGAGCAAATCAGTGTTAATTTAATAAACCAAAATACAAGCGCCTCTTTCCCCACAATTACCGCATCTTAACTCACAATTCACGTGAAAATCTAACTCAATTGATGACGTAGTTTGATCAGAAGGAGCGTTTGTGTACTAAGTGAGCGCCTTGTTTGTTGTGTCGGGTCGTCCAGAAGCGGAGAACACCTCGGTCTGTGGGTTAACTGCATCTGCTGCTcgaaaaagggacaaaagttCACAAGCGGGGGGCCTCTGCTGTGCTGCGTTCACTGGCTTAAGTCAGGCGTCGTTCCTctgtagtttgtttttcttttcccgtCAAACCTCAAAAGCGCTTCAAGCGTTGCATAGCGTAATAATTAATGTAGAATAACTAACTGGATGCTCTTCTCCTGCGCTGCAGATTGCGGTGGATCACGTTTGCGTCATTTTGCCAAAAAGCACCCGAAAAAGGTTTCTGGATAACATTTAAACGCCACACATCCACATTGACAATACGCATAAAATGCTTATGGAGTGTATTTTCTGCAACATTAAGCCATTTCGCAGAGCATCCCGGTTTCAAACTTCACAAACAATCATTGGAAATGAAAACCCACTGTGAACAGATCATCATAAAGTAACTACATCAAGATATAGCACGGCGAATTAGACGCTCGATGAGCGCACGGAACCAAAGTGTACCATATTGCATTATGTAAaagaacgggggggggggggtgtatttaTCAGAACCCAAAAATATGGCTCTCagtacatttttttccctcttgatAGCTCCTGAAGGCAACAGaagctctgcctcctcctccgcctctcGCTCCGCTATCAGGctcatttgcataatttatGCAGACGTCACAAACCAGCCCTTACAAATAGAGGCCCGGGGCAGAAATAGCAACAGACAGCCGCTCGTAGGAACCGGCGAAGCTTGACGCGCGATAACCTCCCCTGACACAGCACTGAGCTTTCACACAGACCCGAGGGAGTCGGTGCATCGCTACTAACCCGACGAACCAAAAAAACCCTGAATCcttccaccacacacagacacccgCTTTAACTAAACTCACTTCGGTGACCGACCAAGTCGCAATCGTGGCGAGAAGCATCATTCCAAACGAGTGTGGTCCTGAACATGAGCCACAGAGATGTTCGCCAAGACGCCGATGGAGGTGGCCGTCTACCAGCTGCACAACTTCTCCATCTCCTTCTTCTCCTCGCTGCTCGGAGGAGGACGTCGTTTCGGTCAAACTCGACAACAGGTATTAGTTAATGCGacgctttgtttattttttattatttattaaaagcgAACTCCCGATCGCTCTTCGGcacagtttattattattattattattattattatgaacgTCTGCTCTTTGGACGATCGGCTTGGCTGCTATTTATTTACGCGTCGTCGTCATTTTTAGGAGACCGCGCCGATTACGTTTAATTCCGTCTGAGCCAGAGTCCAGGAACTTCTTCTCACCCTGCAGCTCAcgcctaaacaaaaaaaaaaaaaaaaaaaaaaaagaccttctCAGATAACAACACCGTGttctctttttcctttctcttctgtCTGTGTGCCTCAGAGGTGTGCCGTCTGCGCATGTGAAGTTAGACAGTGTGCTGTGTGTTTTCCTGGGCTGTTTAATTTATgcttgtctcttttttttttgtttgcagtgCCTCTGGTGCTAGCGTGGTGGCCATCGACAACAAGAATTCCGAAAAAAAGCAGGCCATGGTAAGAGGAGGACGGCGGAGGGGGGGTGGGTGAGGGGGGGAAGAAAGGGCGCTGATGCACGCAGGCGGGTTTATACAGTGGGGCTCATTGCATCTTTTAAGCGGCTGGGGCCTGTAAGGAGCCACAGCATACAATGCAATCAGCGTGACTTCTATTGGGAGAGCTTTTGAAATCAGGGATTTACTGCATCACTTTAGATGGGTTTGGTTTTGCCCCAGAAATGATGCTCGGGAGCTGGTTAGAATCGCAGGCATCTGCAGGGAGCAACTTCCCTAACCCAATTATGAATAATAAACAGCAGGCAGGGAAACCCCCTGCTGTGAGCAACAGGCGAGGCTGATGCATGTTGGGGTCACGTCCTTAGAGTTTAAAAAACAAGGGGTGGGAGGGGGGTGCAAAGAAAATATGTGGTTTGTAGCATGCAGACTGAGCTGTGGATTATACCCTGCGTATAAACTGAGAGCTGAATTTAGCCATTTTGCCTGGCACTTGAATGGCGGTACACCTGGATTTCCCCACTGTGGCCAATAAAACGTATTTCTGTTCTAAACCAAAAGGCCGATCCGAATGCGTGCATCAGTTTAGCCATTTAATTAGTCTTGCAAGATTTTCTTTTCAAGCGCCTATTGAGAGACTCAtcgttctctttttttttttaaatgacaggaTCTCGTCAAGAACCACCTGATGTACGCCGTGCGCGAGGAGGTGGAGATCCTCAAGGAGCAGATCAAGGAGCTGGCGGAGAAGAACAATCAGCTGGAGAGGGAGAACTACCTGCTCAAGAACCTGGCCAGTCCCGAGCAGCTGGAGAAGTTCCAGTCCCGCATCCCGGCGGACGCCCTTCTGGACAATCAGAGCGTCCAGGCGACCGCcgagcatcagcagcagcagagctgtaGCCGCGCCGCCGGCTCTGCTGTATAAGTGGCTCTGCCTTGGGGCGGGCAGAGCCACTTTCTCTTTCCTGTCGTGGACCTCGTTATTTTTGAACGCAAGCGTTAACTAAGTCGCCGCAAACCGAGACACCCTTCGGGACAGCGAAGAAGAATCCTCGGCGCTGCGAATGATTGACGGGACTCAAAAtgaactgttgagaccagatgagcagagaaccagaacTAGAGACGCTCTAAAACTGGTGCCGTGTCAGGCCCATCCTGTGTACCATCCAGCTCTTTGTCGTAGTCTCTCTTCGTAGGCATGAGTGTGAGGCATAGAGAGGGCAGACTAGCCTAGACAGAGGGATGGGGGGATTTCCCCTCCCTGGCCAAACTCTTCCAGCGAAA is a window encoding:
- the LOC118557531 gene encoding TSC22 domain family protein 3-like — encoded protein: MFAKTPMEVAVYQLHNFSISFFSSLLGGGRRFGQTRQQRCAVCACEVRHASGASVVAIDNKNSEKKQAMDLVKNHLMYAVREEVEILKEQIKELAEKNNQLERENYLLKNLASPEQLEKFQSRIPADALLDNQSVQATAEHQQQQSCSRAAGSAV